The following DNA comes from Kryptolebias marmoratus isolate JLee-2015 linkage group LG23, ASM164957v2, whole genome shotgun sequence.
ttttatggCTCTCAGTCTCCTTTTTCTGTCGGccgttcccttttcaggggtcactaCAGTGAGTCATGCTCCTCCATCTGACTCTGTCCtatgcgtcctctgtcctcactccaactcaatgtcctctctaactgcatcaaTTATCTCCTCgttgtctttttctctgtccagatgacacaccaagtaccttcctaaATGTCTCTCgaatcactgtggctgtagtatgccagtcatctggaagctctttcttaccacccagagcctttaacagctcctttctgaactcctcacaagcCTCGTTTTATTGTCCGGCTCTTTGGTCCAAGTTGTTTTGCTCTGAATACGATTTTCTACTTGAAAAAGTCATTTCAAAACTTTCCACTTCAGGTCTGACTTTAAAACGTCCTGCATATATGTAGAGTGTGTTTCAATCTTTTTCCTTAAATAGAgcaataaaggtttttttaaaaataggttaATAATCctgattgtttaaaatgtcttgtgttttgttgtcaaCAGAGTGTATGATTACTTCCGATACCATCCAATGAGCGAGGTGAGAGGACCTGATTATTGTtggtatacacacacacacacacacacacactcacacacacacatccgcCTCACACAAATGTAGAAACCATTCTACATTTTTAGAATTTTGTCAAAATTAGCAGAACACCGCTCATGTCCTCTTAATCCAAAATGTCCTTCTAGTGTGGTGTGTATTCTGACCTGCTAAACCACAtctaccaacacacacacacacacacaaattcagCTAATTTTCACCCTCCTGCTGcccttgggtcaaaatgacccatGAGGCAggtcatttgaaaacaaaattacataCAATCCCATATGATATTGCAAAATCTGTTGCTGTGAATACAGTATGTATTATGAAtcactctcagttactaccactccagattctagctcaatatctgtaaacatgacttaattgtgacatttttgtgttagctaatgttgcttagcttggtggccatcttgaattgggttgactccactcagagtatgtactgtggaggactctcagctaatactaTACCAGGATTTttgatcaatatctgtaaaattgactgagttatagtaatTCTTGTGTTGTTCTGAGCTAtatggcaaccatcttgaatcaggttcacCTTACAGATCACAGAATGGATGAATCAGATAGTGAAGGATTACCCTGCTCTTGTGACCAGAGTGGAATACGGGATGACTTACGAAAAGAGAACTATTTCGCTGTTGAAGGTGAGTCCTATTTTATGTGAGAAAATGTAGATGTAGATTAAATAGATCAGTGTTTGCTGATATTTAGATGTGTCTGAACTTGTTTCCCAGATTGGCCTCAATACAGGAGCAAAAAAGTATATTGTCTGGATGGACTGTGGTATTCACGCCAACGAATGGATCGCTCCGGCATTCTGTCAGTACTTTGTCAACCAGGTAGGAAATCGCAAAAACACTAAACTCATTATTCAGTAGTAAAAGGGTAAAGTGTGGCCCTAATCCATCTGTTGGCTCTTTTGAACCAGATCCTGCAATCATACAAAACAGATGCAAAGATAAAACGGATGATGAAGAACTTGGACTTCTACGTCACGCCGGTGCTCAACGTCGACGGCTACATCTACTCCTGGAAGGACAACACAGTCAGTGCTCTTGTTTCAACAGATATTTGTCAAATTGGCATTTTGAGGTCTCATTTATTGAGTCAAGTGGTTATGTGATACATAACTGAATCAAACAAACTGATTGGACCTTCTGGCCCTTTCAGACTCGACAGTGGAGGAAGAACAGGAGGCCGGGACATTCACCTGGCTGTTACGGCACCGACCTCGACCGCAACTTTGATGTCAACTGGGGCAGTGAGCGCTGAAAGCCAGTTCTGAccgggctgcgactgttggggACAAATTGTGAACGGCACTTGCAAGAGagttctcaaaatgtttgcaatagttctcaatttcctcacaCAAGCTGTATGACTTTGGTCATATGTCGCAggaatttttaaacaaaaacaaattctgcaAATTTTGGCCCAGATTTCGCCGGAAGTTTTTGCAAACACGTGATTCCGAGTCTCCAACTTGTccccagcagtcgcagcccagcgAGAGGCCACCTGAAGCCGTTGTCTTATTGGTTCATTATTTAAAGTATTGGTGTTACTGCTGCGCCTGactcaagtttttattttttgacagtgTTCACACCATTGGGTGCATCGTTCAACTGCAGCTCAGACATGTTTTGTGGGACCAGCCCCGCATCGGAGCCTGAGGTCGAGGCTGTGACGAACTTTATAAAAAGCCAAAGGGCCAACATCCTGTCTTTCCTCACCATCCACTCCTATGGCCAGATGATCCTTCTTCCCTACGGAGATCCCAACGAGACCGTCCACAACTACGAAGGGCTGGTATTTACACCCAAAGCCTTCACATTTTCTTAAACATTCATAAGTGATTGGTAGCTCTTCGTGCCTTTTCCATTGTGACAGTGGAATTACCTGCAAAGTCTCCGCCCTAATGTTATTCTCCCAAATACAGACTACACAGTTCCACGAATGCTGCTTAACTGAATTTACAGTGTAAAATAAACCACATGAATCATCAGAACACTCATCGGCAAACATGTaacaaagcagaacaggagGCGGCTGTAAAACATTGataagagcaaataaaaacctgtctgTTGTTTGAAGCAAGGCTGGTGCAGAATAACTCACTGGAGACCGCTTCCAGGAAAAAAATTACTAACTGCAAAACAGGATTTTGCATGTCCAGCCATGTCCCTGGCCATAGCTGGACTTCAGCAGATGGAAGCCGACCCACTCTCCTCCTCTGTGATGCTGATTGACACTCAGTCCTCCAGCTTATCATTCGGCCATAGGTGAAGTCGAAAGGCGATAGCAGAACAGAACAAGATATCCTTCAGAAGGattataaattaaagttaaattttacaACCTGTACCTGATATTGAtacaataatttaatattttatgataGACGCTGACAAGGTTTGACTGAGTGTCAAAGATGTTTTGAAGCCACTACGGGTGCTGCATTTTAGGGCATCCGATTTTGTTTCCTTCATGAACATTTCAAATTTCAATCAAGACAAAAAACCTCAGTCCTCCACTCATTACGTCATGCGTACTACTTACATTGACAAACCGCTGTCCTCCCATGAGTAACCAGGACGTTCGTACAAACAATATGATTTTAACGCAGAGATTTAGTTGTGTTGCCTTAACAGAAAACGACGTTCCTGGCACAAAGTTGGACATGTCTGATTTCAAGAAATACACAAACGTTCAATTGAAACGTTGGCTGGAGATCGAGGTCTTTGACAGACTGGAAAGTGGTTGGAATTGTTGAAGTGGTTGGTGTGTTTGTACCGATGTCTTCTCACTTGTGCTCGACACGGATGTTGTTTTTGGATTCAGGTGTACCAATCCCTTCCATGGctacaggtgtataaaatcaagcacctaggcgtGCAGACTACTTCTACAAACTTTTGTGGTACCATGATAGGATGCCAACTGTGCAGTAAGTCCATTCCTGAAATTTCCtcgctactaaatattccacagtaaACTGagattataacaaagtggaagcgatTGGGAATGACTGCAACTCGGCCACGAAGCGGTAGGCCACGTACaatcacagagtgggctcaaCATTCTGTAGAGTCAATATCTACAGACGTCCAAACTtaatgtggccttcagattagctcaagaacagtgcgtagagagcttcatggaatgggtttctatggcagcagctgcatccaagctttccatcaccaagtgcaaagcgtcagatgcagtggtgtaaagcacgccaCCGTTGTACTCTAAAGCAGTGGAGACATAATCTCTCCAGGGACAAATCAGGCTTCTATGTCTGGCAATCCAGTGggcgagtctgggtttggcggttgccaggagaacggtacttCTCTGACTGctttgtgccaagtgtaaaatttggtggagggaggattatggtgtgggcttgttttttAGGAGTTGGGCTCGcccgcttagttccagtgaaaggaactcctAATGCTttagcataccaagacattttggacaatttcatgctcccatctttgtgggaacagtttggggatggccctttcctgttccaacatgaccagcgcacaaagcaaggtccataaacacatgaatgagtgagtttggtgtggaagaacttgactggcctgcacagagtcctgacctcaacctgatagaacacctttgggatgaattagagcgaAAAACAgggagccaggccttctgtccaacatcagtgtctgacctcacaaatgtgtTTTGGAAGAATGGTCAACAAGTcacataaacactcctaaacctatAGAAAGCCTTGCCAGAGGAGTtcaagctgttatagctgcaatgggtgggccaacatcagattaaaccctgTGGAATAGAAATGGGAcatcactcaagttcatatgagTGTGAAGGGAGGCGAACAAATaattttggcaatatagtgcatataaatcatcaaataaaaaaacaatttagcaGCTGACTGGTGAGTGTACAACTGACTTCAAACCAGATTTCACGTTAGTAATTCTAAAGAACTGTGTCTAAAATGGCcatcaaatattgtttttctacTTTCTACCATTGGGTTTTGCCTTATAGAGAATGAAGAAGGGTTCTCTGTACATTTCGGCGATTATCTGATGAAACTTATTGTGTGGATCTTTAGATGAAGTTGGGACAGGATGCAGCTGAAGCCATTTGGAAGGTCCGCGGACAGAACTACACAGTTGGAGCCACTTCAGATGTATTGTGTATGTGTCAACAACCCTAGAGAGACAACAGCTAACTAATACCTTTACAAATTACATTCAAAAGACTCTAACAAACCATTTATTACCCTTCAGACCCCATCTCCGGTTTACCCAGAGACTTGGCCCGAATGCAAGGGATTCCTTTCTGCTTCACCTTCGTGCTGAGGGACAATGGGACGTTCAGCTACCAGCTTCCTGAGAACCAGATCCAGCCAGCCTGCGAGGAGGCCTACAGCGGGGTTCTGCACATCATCACCTACGCCCACAACCAGATCTACAGCGGAGCCGTGGCGGCTACCGCGGCGACCCTTTGGACCCTGCTGTTGGCAGCGGGGGTCACCCTTATGTGAGGAGAGAAGCTGCTCCTGCTTTATAATACAGAGTCATTATTCATAACCCTGGGTGTAcatctgtgcacacacacatataaatagTTGTTTGTGCAATGGAATGTTGCCaagattgtttttgtcctttaatATCCTGATAGAAAGCCAAGAATTTGTCTCAAATAAagtctttattgttttactgtatGATATTCAAGTGTGTTTTTGCAACCAATGTTATGAAGTTTGAGGTGAAAAGACGTCTTTTTCTGACTTCTTTATGGAAAATAAAGAGGcagatttatgtttctgttcttcAGTAAACTGCTCACGATATGGCAGGTCTTGAAACAGCGGATAAAGGCAGCTGAGCAACTGGTTTTCCTCTATGTCTCTTTAGTACTTCCCTTTACTTTTGGAcatatctatccatccatccatccatcttctttcgCTTATCTgaggtcgggtcgcgggggcagcagcctaagcagggagacccagacttccctctccccagccacttgggccagctcctccgggggaatcccaaggcgttcccaggccagccgagaaacatagtccctccagcgtgtcctgggtcttcctctgggcctcctcccggtgggacgtgcccagaacacctgaccagggaggcgtccaggaggcatcctcaccagatgcccgagccacctcaactggctcctctcgacgtggaggagcagcggctctactctgagtccctcccacatgaccgagcttctcaccctatctctaaggaaGACCCCAGACTCCCTGTCGAGAAAACTCATTccagccgcttgtattcacgatctcgttctttcggtcactacccaaagctcgtgtccctagatgagggtaggaacgtagatcaaccggtaaatcgagatcttcaccttttgactcagctctcgcTTCACTatgacagatcggtacagcgcccacttcactgcagacactgcaccaatccgcctgtcgatctcccgctccatttttccctcattcgtgaacaagaccccgagatacttaaactcctccacttgaggcaggaCATCTTGAGAAGGCACTCTActcttttccggctcaagaccatgacctcggatttggaggcactgatcctcatcccggccgtttcacacttgTCTGCaaaccgctccagcgaaagctgtagatcacggcctgatgaagccaataggaccacatcatctgcaaaaagcagagacacaatcctaaggccaccaaaacggatcccctcaacaacttggctgcgcctagaaattctgtccataaatgttatgaacacaatcggtgacaaagggcaaccttggcggagtccaactctcactggaaacgagtccgacttactgccggcaatgcggaccaagctctgacaccggtcataaagggacctaacagcccgtatcaaagggcctggtaccccatactcacGGAGTACCCCCCATAAGATTCCCCGAGGTACACGGTCGAacaccttctccaagtccacaaaacacacgtAGACAAGTTGGGCGAACTCTTacgcaccctcaaggaccctgctgagggtgtacagctggtccagtgttccacaaccaggacgaaaaccacactgctcttcctgaatctgaggttcgactatccgacggaccctcctctccagaacccccgaacagaccttaccagggaggcttaagagtgtgatccctctatagttggaacacactctccggtccccctttttgaataaggggaccaccaccccggtcagCCAATctaggggaactgcccccgatgtcccgATATTCCAGAATTGCTTTAGCCAACAAAACCTCACAAcgtccagagccttaaggaactccgggccAATCTTATCCACCCCcagagccttgccaccgaggagctttttaaccacctcagtgacctcagcactggAGATTGGAGGGctcgacccaaagtccccaggctccgccccctcaatggaagacgtacTGATGGAATTGAgaaggtcttcgaagtattccacCCATTGAGCCACGACGTCCCGAGTCCAGGTCACAAGTGTAGCAGTGTGATGTTATTACACTAGATTATAAAACAAGAAGTTTATTGTGGTAGGAAATTATGAGAACcggcagcttttattttgaaaacgaCAGATCCATTGCAAAATAGCGGGTAACTTCCGGTTTTGAaaaattttatttgcatttaatgaGTTGTCATGACTGTAGTTGTGAATTATTATCTTTGTCACCGAGCATATTATGTTCATAGATTGTTATTTCGTGTTTCAGTTTGGTGTTTAAACAGATATGTTGATGAATCAAACCATTATTGTGGGTGAATTATCTTCCCACGCTATCAGACggtctcttttcttttggattCCGTGGGAGAAGgtatgaagttttttttgtgtttaataagcGTATTTTAAGCATATTAAGGATAGTTAAATCACTGTTATGGTAAAATACCATGTTCTGGAGCAGTTAAGTGTTATTAAAGAATAGTAGGACTATATTAGTGGACATTTAGGAGCTCTCATGCTACATGAAACATTGCTAATGAAATTTCTATTTCCATGTGCTGAAAACAGTGTTGTTGATGGTTAAACAGGCACTGTGgaacactgataaaaaaaagtctgtttcaaccactattttctgttatttcaatGCAGGTATGTCAAATTTCATTGGTTTTGGAGGGGGTTATTTTGTTTAGGGGTTGTGATGTTACTCATGTATTGTGGTATGAGATTCTTATACTCGTGTGGATttagttattaattatttttgttttctaatgttaaTGATGCATTATTTTCTGCACGcgtgcttttttcttttggattccGTGGGAGAAAGAGTATTAAAAGTCTCGCTGTTATTCTCACAAGACACAACGCAGAATCAACTACGCTACACAAGCACACCatcctcactataaacagtgttggcgctgcactgctttcccctcctgagacgccgtatggtggaccagaatcgcctcgaagccgtgCGGAAGTCTTTCTACATAgcctctctgaactcctcccatgcccgggtttttgcctcagcaaccacccaggctgcatgccgcttggactgctggtacctgtcagctgcttctgtggTCCCACAGGCCAACAAGGCCTGATAGGAtttcttcttcagcctgacagtaTCTCTCACCATTGGTGTTCACTAGcaggttcgagggttgccgccgcAACAGGCACCGACTaccttgcagccacagctccaataAGCCGCCTCAACCATGGAGGCATGGAACagggcccactcggactcaatgtcccccgcctcccctggaacatgttcaaagttctcccggaggtgggagttaaagctccatctaacaggagactccgccagacgttcccaacagaccctcacaaaacgtttgggcctgccagatctgaccggcatcctcccccaccatcggagccaactcaccaccaggtagtggtcagttgacagctccgcccctctcttcacccgagtgtccaagtaatctgaactgctgttcagcgcataaacgcaaacaacagtcagaacccctccccccacacgcaggcggagggaggctaccttctcgttcaccggggtaaaccccaacgtacaggcaccaagatggggggcaacaagtatgcccactcctgctcagCGCCTCTCgccgtgggcaactccagagtgaaagagtgtccaacccctctcaaggagactggttccagagccagagcNNNNNNNNNNNNNNNNNNNNNNNNNNNNNNNNNNNNNNNNNNNNNNNNNNNNNNNNNNNNNNNNNNNNNNNNNNNNNNNNNNNNNNNNNNNNNNNNNNNNNNNNNNNNNNNNNNNNNNNNNNNNNNNNNNNNNNNNNNNNNNNNNNNNNNNNNNNNNNNNNNNNNNNNNNNNNNNNccataggtggtgagcccatgggaagggggacccacgtatcctcttcgggctgtgcccagccgggctccatgggcgaaAGCCTGACCACCAGGCGCTcgacctccaggcctggctccagagtggggccctgGTGAAGCCAAAAGTGTTATTCTTCATAAGAGATCTTTGagctgcactttgtctggcccctcacctaggacctgtctgtcTTGGGTGACCCTGCTAGAGGCATGTAGCCCTTGACAGcgtagctcctaggatcattgggacactcaaacccctccaccacggtaaggtggcagcccagggaggggtgGACATATCTAACAAAAGGTGagttaaaaagctaaatatagcaaatatAGCAATACTAATactatttaaaatttgtttggaCATAtctaaaaaattttaaatagtcTTTTGCCTCATTTCGCTATTGGCTAGTCTTTTAATCATTTACCGTTCATAAAAGGTTTTGCTACACTTAGCTAGTTTTTGCTCTTAATTTTACCTTTCAGCTAGCCTTCATATTCTTAAGTATcattttgcctcttttagctcCTATCTAGAGTCCTGCTGAtggtttttagctttaacagctcagtttcagcatcTGCATCccattttagcagaaaaactaatttctctcatttttgtttgaaatctgctgtaAGTTTACTTAAAAAGTTGTATAATTTcacagacaaaaagcagctaaaaatacTTCTTGGTAGTTTCAGTAAACCAAAG
Coding sequences within:
- the LOC108248693 gene encoding carboxypeptidase O-like, with product MLKLVGFSLLALFSTERLATVEGVYDYFRYHPMSEITEWMNQIVKDYPALVTRVEYGMTYEKRTISLLKIGLNTGAKKYIVWMDCGIHANEWIAPAFCQYFVNQILQSYKTDAKIKRMMKNLDFYVTPVLNVDGYIYSWKDNTTRQWRKNRRPGHSPGCYGTDLDRNFDVNWGMFTPLGASFNCSSDMFCGTSPASEPEVEAVTNFIKSQRANILSFLTIHSYGQMILLPYGDPNETVHNYEGLMKLGQDAAEAIWKVRGQNYTVGATSDVLYPISGLPRDLARMQGIPFCFTFVLRDNGTFSYQLPENQIQPACEEAYSGVLHIITYAHNQIYSGAVAATAATLWTLLLAAGVTLM